The Candidatus Binatus sp. genome includes a window with the following:
- a CDS encoding molybdopterin-dependent oxidoreductase — protein sequence MSNNSEPLNPAAKDLDPPVNGLASYPPPAQWEDWIEFDPAHWPRKVERHYSIIPTICFNCEAGCGLLAYVDKDTLKIRKFEGNPEHPGSRGRNCAKGPATINQVNDPERILYPLKRTGQRGEGNWERVSWDEVLDDLAARIRKALVEGRRNEIVYHVGRPGHELIYNQRILHSWGIDGHNSHTNVCSAGARTGYAFWHGADRPSPDHANARFILLLSAHLEAGHYFNPHAQRIIEGKQRGAKICVIDTRLSNTASKADYWLSTWPGTEAAVLLAMCNVILQEDLYDAEFMRRWVNWEEYLREEHPGRPLRFDSFIAALKQLYARYTPEFAEQESGASAAVIVEVAHEAARAKSALATHVWRNAAAGNLGGWQVARALEFLVVLMGAVGAPGGTNPNTANKFVPMPPMMPAPPNVWNEMMWPREFPIAFFEMSFLLPHFLREGRGKLAAYFTRVHNPVWTDPDGMSWIEALTDESKVERHACLTPIWSETAWFADYVLPMGHASERHDLLSQETHCARWIGFRQPVLRLALEKKGRKFATTWQAHREAGLGEVWEEDEFWIELSWRIDPDGALGIRKNFESPYRAGEKLTLEDYYRWIFENSVPGLPAAAQAQSMTPLEYMRKYGAFLVEDNVYRTHEDGVERARLDGAVTNPATHVIEKGREAVGVEIDGEKYVGFPTPSRKLEFYSKTLKEWKWPEYSVPTYIRSHVHRDNIDITRGEMLLLPTFRLPTLIHTRSGNAKWLYEISHKNPVWIHTKDAQRFGLKTGDLVKVHTEIGYFIDKVWVTEGIRPGVIACSHHLGRWRLKENSGGERWSTALVDLKQRSPGKWMMRQIHGIKAFKSEDPDSERIWWEDAGVHQNLAFPVQPDPVSGQHCWHLKVRIEKPAPGDRYGDIFVDTNLAHEVYRRWLKMARPAPGPGRLRRPLWLNRVYRPAPEAFYLPQDS from the coding sequence ATGAGTAATAACTCCGAGCCGTTGAATCCTGCCGCGAAGGATCTCGATCCGCCGGTGAATGGACTGGCAAGCTATCCTCCGCCGGCGCAATGGGAAGATTGGATCGAGTTCGATCCGGCGCATTGGCCGCGGAAGGTCGAGCGCCACTATTCGATCATTCCGACGATATGTTTCAACTGCGAAGCGGGATGCGGCCTGCTCGCCTACGTTGACAAGGATACTCTCAAGATTCGCAAATTCGAAGGCAATCCCGAGCATCCCGGCAGCCGTGGCCGCAACTGCGCCAAGGGTCCCGCGACGATCAACCAGGTCAACGACCCGGAGCGAATACTCTATCCGCTCAAGCGCACCGGCCAGCGCGGCGAGGGAAACTGGGAGCGTGTGAGCTGGGACGAGGTGCTCGATGATCTGGCGGCGCGAATCAGAAAGGCGCTGGTCGAAGGACGGCGGAACGAAATCGTTTACCATGTCGGCCGGCCCGGTCACGAGTTGATATACAATCAGCGCATACTACATTCGTGGGGAATCGACGGACATAATAGTCATACTAATGTATGTTCGGCCGGCGCGCGTACGGGATATGCATTCTGGCACGGCGCCGATCGCCCGTCGCCGGATCACGCCAATGCGCGTTTCATTTTGCTGCTGAGCGCGCATCTCGAGGCCGGTCATTACTTCAATCCGCACGCGCAACGGATAATCGAAGGCAAACAGCGCGGCGCGAAGATCTGCGTCATCGATACGCGCCTGTCCAACACCGCCAGCAAGGCGGACTACTGGCTATCGACCTGGCCCGGCACCGAAGCGGCGGTGCTGCTGGCGATGTGCAACGTGATTCTTCAGGAGGATCTCTACGACGCCGAATTCATGCGGCGATGGGTCAACTGGGAAGAGTATCTTCGCGAGGAGCATCCTGGGCGACCGCTTCGATTCGACAGCTTCATCGCCGCGCTGAAGCAGCTTTATGCTCGCTACACTCCGGAGTTCGCCGAGCAGGAGTCAGGTGCGTCTGCCGCCGTGATCGTGGAGGTCGCGCATGAGGCCGCGCGCGCAAAATCCGCGCTGGCGACGCACGTGTGGCGCAACGCGGCGGCGGGAAATCTTGGCGGATGGCAGGTGGCGCGGGCGCTCGAATTTCTGGTCGTGTTGATGGGCGCCGTGGGCGCGCCCGGCGGCACCAATCCGAATACTGCCAACAAGTTTGTGCCGATGCCGCCGATGATGCCCGCGCCGCCGAATGTCTGGAACGAGATGATGTGGCCCCGCGAATTTCCGATCGCGTTCTTTGAAATGAGTTTTCTCCTGCCTCATTTCCTGAGGGAAGGCCGCGGCAAACTGGCCGCCTATTTCACCCGCGTGCACAATCCGGTGTGGACGGATCCGGACGGGATGAGTTGGATAGAGGCGCTCACAGACGAGAGCAAGGTCGAGCGGCACGCGTGTCTGACGCCGATTTGGAGCGAGACCGCCTGGTTCGCGGACTACGTGCTGCCGATGGGCCACGCGTCGGAACGGCACGATTTGCTCAGCCAGGAAACGCATTGCGCTCGATGGATCGGATTTCGGCAACCCGTGCTCAGGCTCGCGCTTGAAAAAAAAGGGCGGAAGTTCGCGACCACCTGGCAGGCGCATCGCGAGGCGGGACTCGGCGAGGTCTGGGAAGAAGACGAATTCTGGATCGAGCTTTCCTGGCGAATCGATCCCGATGGCGCACTCGGCATCAGGAAAAACTTCGAATCGCCGTATCGCGCCGGTGAGAAGTTGACGCTCGAGGACTACTACCGCTGGATCTTCGAGAACAGCGTGCCGGGCTTGCCCGCGGCAGCGCAGGCCCAAAGCATGACGCCGCTGGAGTACATGCGCAAGTACGGAGCGTTCCTGGTCGAGGACAACGTCTATCGCACGCACGAGGACGGCGTCGAGCGCGCAAGGCTCGACGGCGCAGTGACTAATCCGGCCACGCACGTGATCGAGAAGGGACGCGAAGCGGTCGGAGTCGAAATCGACGGCGAGAAGTACGTCGGCTTTCCGACGCCGTCGCGCAAGCTCGAATTCTATTCGAAGACTCTCAAGGAGTGGAAATGGCCGGAATACTCAGTTCCGACCTACATCCGCAGCCATGTGCATCGCGACAATATAGATATAACCCGCGGCGAGATGTTGCTATTGCCGACGTTCCGGCTCCCCACCTTGATTCATACTCGATCCGGCAATGCCAAGTGGCTATATGAAATATCTCACAAGAACCCGGTCTGGATACACACAAAAGACGCACAACGATTCGGTCTCAAGACCGGAGACCTGGTCAAAGTGCATACCGAGATCGGCTATTTCATCGACAAGGTGTGGGTGACGGAAGGAATTCGGCCTGGAGTGATCGCATGCTCGCATCATCTTGGGCGTTGGCGCCTCAAGGAGAACTCCGGGGGTGAGCGATGGTCGACGGCGCTGGTCGATCTCAAGCAAAGGTCGCCGGGAAAATGGATGATGCGCCAGATTCACGGCATCAAGGCGTTCAAGAGCGAGGATCCCGACTCGGAGCGGATATGGTGGGAAGACGCGGGCGTGCATCAAAACCTGGCATTTCCGGTGCAGCCTGACCCCGTCAGCGGGCAGCACTGCTGGCATCTGAAGGTGCGCATCGAGAAACCGGCGCCGGGCGATCGCTACGGCGATATTTTCGTAGATACGAACCTCGCGCACGAGGTCTACCGGCGCTGGCTGAAGATGGCGCGGCCCGCGCCCGGTCCTGGCCGGCTTAGACGGCCGCTATGGTTGAACCGCGTGTACCGACCTGCCCCTGAGGCATTCTATTTGCCTCAGGACAGTTAG
- a CDS encoding sulfite exporter TauE/SafE family protein gives MGQIVIVLALGLAAGILGGFVGVGGGVLIVPVLVLVLGFDQHLAVGTSLGALLPPVGILGAYEYYKHGHLNVTYALLLGLGLLIGAYIGAVYAVKLPGATLRRIFAVFLLLTSLRMLYK, from the coding sequence ATGGGCCAAATCGTAATCGTTCTTGCACTCGGGCTTGCCGCGGGCATACTCGGCGGATTCGTCGGCGTCGGCGGAGGCGTCCTGATCGTCCCGGTGCTCGTGCTGGTGCTCGGCTTCGATCAACATCTCGCGGTGGGCACCTCTCTGGGCGCGCTGCTGCCCCCGGTCGGAATCCTCGGTGCGTACGAGTACTACAAGCACGGCCATCTCAACGTCACGTATGCGCTGCTGCTGGGCTTGGGCTTGCTGATCGGTGCTTACATCGGCGCGGTGTACGCGGTAAAGCTGCCGGGGGCGACGCTTCGCCGCATTTTCGCGGTATTCCTGCTGCTGACCTCGCTTCGGATGCTGTACAAATAG
- a CDS encoding DUF6306 domain-containing protein → MDPALEKALNLLLESERAGVIALAALIAEVKQDELRKFLSGSRAMEQRNAEELEALIRDNGGNPSSGIGPFAGKVAALESIRDRLNLMSRGQEWAARKTEVALALAPADGPIHNYLTAMANRHRAEVEWGRAEVIRLMSAG, encoded by the coding sequence GTGGACCCGGCGCTCGAAAAAGCACTCAACCTTCTGCTCGAATCCGAGCGCGCCGGAGTGATTGCTCTCGCCGCGCTCATCGCCGAGGTCAAGCAGGACGAACTGAGGAAGTTCCTCTCCGGCTCGCGTGCGATGGAACAGCGCAACGCCGAGGAACTCGAGGCTCTGATTCGCGACAACGGCGGCAACCCGTCCAGCGGCATCGGGCCGTTCGCCGGCAAAGTCGCCGCGCTCGAGTCGATTCGCGATCGCCTGAACCTGATGTCACGCGGTCAGGAATGGGCCGCGCGCAAAACCGAAGTCGCGCTCGCACTCGCCCCCGCAGACGGCCCCATACACAACTACCTGACTGCGATGGCAAATCGGCATCGCGCCGAAGTGGAATGGGGCCGCGCGGAAGTTATCCGCCTCATGTCAGCCGGCTAA
- a CDS encoding 4Fe-4S dicluster domain-containing protein yields the protein MRYGFVIDQDRCIGCHACTVACKEEHNVPIGVFRTWVKYLEKGEFPNASRHFGVLRCNHCDAAPCIEICPTTSLYRRKDGIVDFDNERCIGCESCMQACPYDALYLDPNSNTAAKCNYCAHRVERDLQPACVIVCPTQAIITGDLDDSQSKVSRIIATQAVSARKPYKHTEPKLFYVGIDADLLQPTAPAHQGSHFWSDQQPGQAVYALATTDEVKRDAGAPRVVYDVAHRAPWGWKIAAYLWTKAIAGGVLIVAAMLLGLGTENERALISISSPIVAMIFTGLTALLLIFDLKRPDRFYYLLTKPNLRSWVVIGAYILIAYGGLSFVWLFTSILAGTPSGFIVYPAAAFGIGSAGYSAFLFAQGSGRDLWQSRLFLWQLLSQAMVAGASVLIILAAVESRNLQTTRTLDQILVMSLLVSLAIAMGELFFEQISADGKLAADLMIRGELRRRFWLGAIGLGLVLPSVLLVAGLCTGILTAPAVLAAVCALAGIWIFESIWIEAGQAIALS from the coding sequence ATGCGCTACGGCTTTGTCATCGACCAGGACCGCTGCATCGGATGTCACGCATGCACGGTGGCATGCAAGGAAGAGCATAACGTTCCGATCGGCGTTTTCCGCACCTGGGTCAAGTACCTCGAGAAGGGCGAGTTTCCCAACGCCTCGCGCCACTTTGGCGTGTTGCGATGCAACCACTGCGACGCCGCACCGTGCATCGAGATTTGTCCCACCACGTCGCTGTATCGGCGCAAGGACGGGATCGTTGACTTCGACAACGAGCGATGCATCGGCTGCGAATCGTGCATGCAGGCTTGTCCATACGACGCGCTCTACCTCGATCCCAACAGCAACACCGCGGCAAAGTGCAACTACTGCGCGCATCGCGTCGAGCGCGATCTGCAACCCGCGTGCGTCATCGTGTGCCCGACGCAGGCGATAATCACGGGCGACCTCGACGACTCGCAAAGCAAGGTCAGCCGAATCATCGCGACGCAGGCCGTGAGCGCTCGCAAACCGTACAAGCACACCGAACCGAAGCTATTTTACGTCGGAATCGACGCCGACCTGCTTCAGCCGACCGCGCCGGCGCACCAGGGAAGTCACTTCTGGTCGGATCAGCAGCCGGGCCAAGCGGTTTACGCCCTGGCCACGACTGACGAAGTGAAACGAGATGCCGGTGCGCCGCGAGTGGTTTACGACGTCGCGCATCGGGCGCCCTGGGGATGGAAAATTGCGGCTTATCTGTGGACCAAGGCGATCGCTGGCGGCGTGCTGATCGTCGCGGCAATGTTGCTCGGACTCGGTACCGAAAACGAGCGCGCGCTGATTAGTATCTCGAGCCCGATCGTTGCGATGATCTTCACCGGGCTGACCGCGCTGCTTCTGATTTTCGACCTTAAGCGGCCCGATCGTTTCTATTACCTGCTCACCAAGCCGAATCTGCGATCATGGGTAGTAATCGGCGCCTACATACTAATCGCATACGGCGGACTTTCGTTCGTCTGGCTATTCACCTCGATTCTCGCCGGAACACCGTCCGGATTCATAGTATATCCTGCCGCCGCGTTTGGAATTGGTTCGGCTGGCTATTCCGCTTTCCTCTTCGCGCAAGGCAGCGGGCGCGACCTGTGGCAGAGCCGGCTCTTTCTGTGGCAGTTGTTGTCACAGGCGATGGTCGCGGGTGCGTCGGTCCTGATCATCCTGGCCGCAGTCGAAAGCCGCAATCTCCAGACGACGAGGACGCTCGATCAAATACTGGTTATGTCTCTATTAGTCAGTCTCGCGATCGCGATGGGTGAGTTGTTTTTTGAACAGATAAGCGCGGACGGGAAGTTGGCGGCCGATCTGATGATCAGGGGCGAGCTGCGCCGGCGGTTCTGGCTGGGCGCGATCGGCCTGGGCCTGGTGTTGCCGTCGGTGCTGCTGGTCGCGGGGCTTTGCACAGGTATCTTGACGGCGCCGGCTGTGTTGGCTGCCGTATGCGCACTCGCAGGCATATGGATATTCGAGTCGATATGGATAGAAGCCGGGCAGGCTATTGCGCTGAGTTAG